From the Hordeum vulgare subsp. vulgare chromosome 1H, MorexV3_pseudomolecules_assembly, whole genome shotgun sequence genome, the window gccggcgacgagcttggcggcggccaaggctcgggcgtcatcggggtctttgaatcagggggatctacgctcggttcttagctgctacgtcatctacgcgtcgtcctggagctgctggtgccctcggaaggacgagctgatcatcggagggctaccggcgacgagcggcagcggcggtcctcgtcgggctctggtgaaactagagctagaggaggggatcgacggggaaaacttaggggaaacgaccgcatgctcacggggagtgcagagcagagcttagacggctcggggaaggcctgggggcgacgaatcgacgggagaggtccggcggccggaggtggaagacgacggcgttgcgggcgttgcagggctcgaggaagcttcggcttctgcagagatgaccagggcgacgaggcggagctcaaggcgtgctctgggagggaatcctatggccaggggcacgggcagctagagctcgagctcggctctaatggcggcagcaaggaggaggaggagatccgggaggaggaggagaaccgaggcggggaatggataggggaggctctggggagcttatccccgtcgtcgccagcgcgaggcggcagccaggcaggcacgcaggtgcgtggccgcgccggaggaggcggcggccacctcctgctgcctatgggcgcgagggaggggacgagctgggacatgggccgggccaggcttaggcgacaggtaaggtttcccatttttttctgttttgtttttttctgttttgctaactagtgtttttctaattatttcagctcccaaacaaaaagtaaaaactattttagacctcctgaaatatttgtcataatatccccactcatttccaaggttttcaacatttttggaaatttatagattctgatttcaaattttaaagtttgaaaccagtggcttttgcatttatctaaaatgcttaaagtgtcaagaaaatagttttctccaatgctcatttactttcatgatttatcagaaagtttgaacatttcttgaggccattttgggttcattgattttgaactagtttgagatttcctttaattaaaatggtggctagggttttgagtatttcctttgccactttgttgtttttgttgaaacttcttagatgcaaatgcaaagaagacatgagcacaatgctatgtgGCTTAAGGGTAAGGGATGTGACATCTTACCATTGCAATCTCGAAATAGGGTTAAGTCACACTCCAACGAGGTGACTAACCCTGTTAATATTACAAACTCTTGTGCTAGTTGTATcatctttcaattttttttaaaatttcacCAATTCATTTAGAAGATGTGTCGTATGATTAAAACACTATAATCTATATAATGGACAAAACAGACATTACACGAATGACAAAATCCAAGTACACCGGTACAATCGAATTACCCTCGATTTGTGGGTGAACATACGTCTAACTGATATACCACTtgtctttctcttcctctccccctccaTCTCATCACATTTACCAAATTAAGTTGTATATGGAGCTTTGCATCAGTCAGGAATGCAAGTTACTATGGCAAAAAAATTGTTGAGATCGGGCATAAATGAACCCATTGAATTTGGATATAAAAAGCACATAAAAGTTGTTTCCTTAATTATTCCAATTTCTTCTAATATCTTTCAACAACCACAAGTCGTAATTAGAACCAAAAAAATACTATATGAGCAAAGATAATTTAGACAATTTGAGGAGAAGACTTTATTATATATTTAACAAACGTTCTCACATAATGCTTAACATAAACTTATTTTAGCACAACCTCACAAATTACATATCTCAAAGGAAAGTTGTTGTGAGGCCAGCAACATGGAATATAAAAGCCGACGCTTCTCCCGCTGATAAATTAGCCACTACACTAGAGGAGGGAATGTGTAACCTGCAAGACCATTCAATTTCACACAACATATGATCAGAAAAGCACAACAATCATATAAAATGCATAACTAAAATCAAGAACCTGTGAATCCGAAGAAAGAATAATACAAAAAGTGCATGTATGCAATGCCCATTATCATAATTCACTTAATATATTTCACTTACTTCCACACTTGTAGCCATGTGGGAACGGCTTCTTGCAGAAATTGGCAACGTAGCCAACCTTCTCCATGCTCCATATCTTCTCTTTCTCCTTGGTGACACCAGCGCAAAGGCATGGGATGTTCGCCTTCTGCCACACGGCGCAGCACGCATCTGATGGAGCTAGCTTCGGCTCTGCTGGGAATTTCTGATACTTACCACACTCCCTGATCATGTCTTGTCGATCACCGTCGCATCCGCCAGCTGACACGACTACCGCAATAGTGAGGATGATGAAGCATAAGCACATGAGTTTCGCCATGGCTATGGCTTTTGTGTCTGCTGCACTAGAGCCTTCTCTATGCCTTTGATGTTAGAATCTTACAATGTAGGATTTGTATGGCTTCTTTGTGACTGTGTGGGGTACATGACTTCCTTAGCTATGGCTTGGTTTATATAGCCTTGTTTGAGATGATGATACGGACGTATAAATTAGTATTATATCTTGAAGATATAGCACTTTGTCCAACAATTAATGTGTACATTAATTGCAGAACTATAGGATAAATAATACATTAGTTATATTTCTTGAAGATACCATAGTGCATAAAACAATGAATGTGTATGTTAACTCCACACCGACACGTTATACATATAATAGTTCTCTATATGATATATCTTGAACATATGGTACTACATCAAAGAAATGAATGTGTAAACTAACTCTATATTTACATGCTATACCTTGAACATATGAAATAACATCAAGAAATGAATGTGTACATTAACTCCACATCGACACGTTATACATACAATAGTTGTATATATGATATATCTTGTAGATATGGTACTACACCAAAGAAGTGAATTTGTATATTAACTCTATATATACGGTTTGTACCTTGAAGAAAggaaatagcataaaacaatgAATGTGTACATTAACTCCACATTGACAAGATATAACAATAGTTGTATATATAATGTATCTTGAAGGTATG encodes:
- the LOC123406069 gene encoding uncharacterized protein LOC123406069 yields the protein MAKLMCLCFIILTIAVVVSAGGCDGDRQDMIRECGKYQKFPAEPKLAPSDACCAVWQKANIPCLCAGVTKEKEKIWSMEKVGYVANFCKKPFPHGYKCGSYTFPPLV